From Brochothrix thermosphacta DSM 20171 = FSL F6-1036, a single genomic window includes:
- a CDS encoding helix-turn-helix domain-containing protein: MKRLLDKEQLIKYNLLTSLEKHKSVNYEVLEENLLLSRKTLKKYLLLLADEIESFFLDATLKLHLHHVEFEYGIAFTKQLLVSQFISDSLRYKILDYALKSNKQRVNFIEQENISESTFYRLLKDVNRSILADFNIKMNTNTKLLGEEHQIRYFYYCLYLEVGVESEFTTDRYFSSVIKKTETILNIEITKANKNRLLLLYEICEMRNNQGNLVSITYGMKKVIRNNRVFEMLLTKIETEYENISGDNWLNDFHFIFVMANSFPLLGDSQSIMTLIYSEHVQSKNIMYRYSEKFVDELKNLVNDIEIDIAFKSKLSQIYIRMLVFEGFFIDDEHVNYDSYFREHRPLLKLKLKQIFEELTDYFKDDKDDFFIFIHSVMLDNTINYSKLLPAARIGLESSKDPVFLKFYSRHIQNHLLGEFELAMESYSPEETYDIVLSDQYTVHDNTKYSYRVRFVPTYEQATRIKLFLTELNKAELHNNEVDSIKL, translated from the coding sequence ATGAAAAGATTACTCGATAAAGAACAATTAATAAAATATAATCTGCTGACAAGTCTAGAAAAGCATAAAAGCGTGAATTATGAAGTTTTAGAAGAGAATCTATTATTGTCTCGGAAAACGTTGAAAAAATATTTACTGCTATTAGCAGATGAAATTGAAAGTTTTTTTTTAGATGCTACTTTAAAATTACACTTACATCATGTTGAGTTTGAGTATGGTATTGCTTTTACGAAACAATTACTTGTCTCGCAATTTATCTCCGATTCTTTACGTTATAAAATCCTTGATTACGCACTAAAAAGTAATAAACAACGTGTTAATTTTATAGAGCAGGAAAATATCAGTGAATCAACTTTTTATCGTCTTTTGAAAGATGTTAATCGTTCGATTTTAGCCGATTTTAATATTAAAATGAATACAAATACAAAGCTGTTAGGGGAAGAACATCAGATTCGTTATTTTTATTATTGTTTATATTTAGAGGTGGGTGTTGAAAGTGAGTTCACCACCGATCGTTATTTTTCATCTGTTATAAAAAAAACAGAAACAATTTTAAATATTGAAATTACAAAAGCAAATAAAAATCGCTTATTATTATTATATGAAATTTGTGAGATGAGAAATAATCAAGGTAATTTAGTTTCAATTACTTATGGTATGAAAAAAGTAATACGAAACAATCGCGTTTTTGAAATGTTATTAACAAAAATAGAAACTGAATATGAAAATATTTCTGGAGATAATTGGTTGAATGATTTTCATTTCATATTTGTAATGGCTAATAGTTTTCCATTATTAGGTGACTCTCAATCAATAATGACATTGATCTATTCAGAGCATGTTCAAAGTAAGAACATCATGTATCGTTATTCGGAAAAATTTGTAGATGAATTGAAAAACTTAGTTAATGATATTGAAATAGACATTGCTTTTAAAAGTAAATTATCCCAAATCTACATAAGAATGTTAGTATTTGAAGGTTTTTTTATCGACGATGAACATGTGAATTATGATAGTTATTTTAGGGAACATCGACCACTTTTAAAATTGAAATTAAAACAAATATTTGAGGAGCTAACAGATTATTTCAAAGACGATAAAGATGATTTTTTTATTTTTATTCATAGTGTAATGTTGGATAATACCATTAATTATTCAAAACTATTACCAGCTGCAAGAATTGGGCTCGAATCCTCAAAAGATCCTGTTTTTTTAAAATTTTATTCGAGACATATACAAAATCATTTGTTAGGGGAATTTGAGCTAGCGATGGAATCTTATTCGCCTGAAGAGACTTATGACATTGTGCTCTCCGATCAATATACTGTGCATGATAATACAAAGTACTCTTATAGAGTAAGATTTGTCCCAACATATGAACAAGCGACGAGGATCAAATTGTTTTTAACTGAACTAAATAAAGCTGAATTGCATAATAATGAAGTCGATTCTATCAAATTATAA
- the pgmB gene encoding beta-phosphoglucomutase → MLLKAILFDLEGVITDTAAYHFKAWSWLAEKYQLQLEPDVETRLKGISRLDSLKIILQESNVPVGCYAEEKMEKMCIEKNDYYKKLISMMTPQDILPGIEPFLKEARRADIRIGLASASQNGSYILDKIGLRSCFDTIVDPSLLIKGKPDPEIFIKCAHQLGVPLENCVGIEDAAAGVEAINAAGILSVGIGSDIELKAAQIILPSTQQLKLNIF, encoded by the coding sequence ATGTTACTGAAAGCTATATTGTTTGATCTTGAGGGCGTAATTACAGATACAGCTGCCTACCATTTTAAAGCGTGGTCATGGTTGGCGGAGAAATATCAATTACAATTGGAACCTGATGTAGAGACGCGTTTAAAGGGAATATCACGTTTAGACTCATTGAAAATTATCTTGCAGGAAAGTAATGTGCCGGTCGGTTGTTACGCTGAAGAAAAAATGGAGAAAATGTGCATTGAAAAGAACGATTACTATAAAAAATTGATTAGCATGATGACACCGCAGGATATTTTACCTGGCATTGAGCCTTTTTTGAAAGAAGCAAGACGAGCCGATATTCGTATTGGTTTAGCCTCAGCAAGTCAAAATGGTTCGTATATTTTAGATAAAATCGGTTTACGTAGTTGTTTTGATACAATTGTGGACCCATCTTTATTAATTAAAGGAAAACCGGATCCTGAAATTTTCATAAAGTGTGCTCATCAATTAGGAGTACCGCTTGAAAATTGTGTTGGGATTGAAGATGCGGCTGCTGGAGTAGAAGCTATAAATGCCGCAGGAATATTATCTGTTGGCATTGGCTCGGATATCGAATTAAAAGCTGCGCAGATCATTTTACCCTCAACCCAGCAATTAAAATTAAATATATTTTAA
- a CDS encoding glycoside hydrolase family 3 protein, which translates to MTQLEILTTTPYNFSNNEANELIKKMEAMSLQEKIGQLFFLMHSDMYPKEIIEGMLTKVKPGGLMYRPTSEKTILAIKAFCEKELSIQPFFSANLESGANALLNDQSGYGSAMLLSATNDLDLVENAVNDVAKTAANTGINMTFSPVVDLQINPNNPVTGTRSFGDQVDQVAAMSAKCVDVFSDNDILPVVKHFPGDGVDDRDHHLLPSVNSLSLDEWHQSYGAVYRQLIEQEVPCIMAGHILLPAYDRSVTPTIADNDLRPATLSKSLLQGLLRGELKFNGLIITDASNMGGFNSFYPRSQAVVETINAGCDMLLFTKDLEEDYQSIYAAVAAGIISPTRLEEAVTRILGTKALLEKNKHPKQVGLTIEQQQQLKEQVADKGVTLVKNAIDFHRLDVEKDKKILLLPLGNELKASQQIEKTLVNEGFNVMTADSKDLQFGIEMMMSSSAKTIERYDVILYVLDYQGKSNQTTNRVEFGLPMGQFMPAMVKEIPTIMLSFGNPYHLLDAPRVPVYINAYSNQSEVVAATIEKLLGRSPFKGVSPVDAFCGRFDTKCY; encoded by the coding sequence ATGACACAACTAGAAATTTTAACAACCACACCATATAATTTTTCGAACAATGAAGCAAACGAACTGATAAAAAAAATGGAAGCCATGTCGTTACAGGAAAAAATCGGACAACTGTTTTTCTTAATGCATAGTGATATGTATCCTAAAGAAATTATCGAAGGTATGTTAACTAAAGTTAAACCTGGGGGTCTAATGTACCGACCCACTTCAGAGAAAACAATCCTGGCTATCAAGGCGTTTTGTGAAAAGGAACTTTCCATTCAGCCTTTCTTTTCAGCTAATTTAGAAAGTGGCGCCAATGCATTGTTAAACGATCAATCGGGATATGGAAGTGCCATGTTACTTTCAGCCACCAATGATCTTGATTTGGTTGAAAACGCTGTGAACGATGTTGCAAAAACGGCAGCTAATACTGGCATAAATATGACTTTTTCGCCAGTAGTTGATTTGCAAATCAACCCCAATAACCCTGTAACAGGAACACGCAGTTTTGGTGATCAAGTCGATCAAGTGGCAGCAATGTCAGCTAAATGTGTCGATGTTTTTTCCGATAATGATATTCTACCTGTTGTTAAACATTTTCCAGGTGATGGTGTTGATGATCGTGACCATCATTTATTACCCTCTGTGAATTCATTATCCCTCGATGAGTGGCATCAGTCATATGGTGCAGTATACAGACAACTAATTGAGCAAGAAGTACCTTGTATAATGGCTGGACACATTTTATTACCTGCGTATGACCGTTCCGTTACGCCAACAATAGCTGATAATGATTTACGTCCAGCAACGTTATCAAAAAGTTTATTACAAGGTCTTTTAAGAGGTGAGCTGAAATTTAATGGCTTAATCATTACGGACGCTTCTAATATGGGTGGGTTTAATAGTTTTTACCCACGAAGTCAAGCTGTTGTTGAAACCATTAATGCGGGTTGTGACATGTTATTATTTACCAAAGATCTAGAAGAAGATTACCAAAGTATTTATGCTGCTGTTGCAGCAGGTATTATTTCACCTACTCGTCTAGAGGAAGCAGTTACGAGAATACTCGGTACAAAAGCGCTTCTAGAAAAAAACAAACATCCTAAACAAGTGGGCTTAACAATAGAACAACAACAGCAATTGAAAGAACAGGTTGCCGATAAAGGCGTTACACTCGTTAAAAATGCCATCGATTTCCATCGTTTAGACGTTGAAAAAGATAAAAAAATTCTACTATTACCATTAGGGAATGAGCTGAAAGCGAGTCAACAAATTGAAAAAACTTTAGTTAATGAGGGTTTCAATGTGATGACTGCTGATAGCAAGGACCTTCAATTTGGCATTGAGATGATGATGAGTTCAAGTGCTAAAACTATTGAGCGCTATGATGTGATTTTGTATGTTCTTGATTACCAAGGTAAAAGTAATCAAACAACGAATCGTGTGGAGTTCGGTTTGCCTATGGGACAATTTATGCCCGCAATGGTAAAAGAAATCCCAACAATCATGCTCTCTTTTGGAAATCCATATCACTTACTAGATGCACCTAGAGTGCCAGTTTATATTAATGCTTATAGTAATCAATCAGAAGTTGTTGCAGCAACAATTGAAAAATTATTAGGCCGTAGTCCATTCAAAGGTGTAAGCCCAGTGGATGCCTTCTGTGGGAGGTTTGATACAAAATGTTACTGA
- a CDS encoding MFS transporter, with protein sequence MNNFNKIIKNFTFGGIGQNLIYGLMTGAYLFFFTEAAGFSAATIGTVLLVVRIYGLIADPIAAVLIEKTDTKWGKYKPYITVMPVVISLLLVALFYHPPISQGAYLVYIYILTILFWTAYAFFDISYWSLVPSITKEEGKRMKLLTVAKMGILFAAFGLGIVQMPLVNLLGSGNYNTGFLYLSIILAVIFTIAGVTLAKSLSLITEDVDSKGKAAKEKVTVKQMISALSANKPLISIIVAKMFIYIPVSLKGALVIYFYKYQLGNDSLGSFASMLSLPLTLFLVAFAPKLIKKYSDKKIMTVFIIFQALISMLYIINTDVSSYYIVIDGVSNALLGVYSLLITNMVASTVEYGEWKTGHRTESIIFSTNTISSKLATGLSGAFAGWILTGIGYTPTGTQTVETLVRLQYVLAIVPAVGLVIIAFLLRSYILTSDRYKQICADLAEGKHEHD encoded by the coding sequence ATGAATAATTTCAATAAGATTATTAAGAATTTCACGTTTGGAGGAATCGGTCAAAATCTTATTTATGGTTTGATGACAGGTGCTTATTTGTTTTTTTTCACTGAAGCAGCTGGTTTTTCAGCCGCAACAATCGGAACGGTATTATTAGTTGTTCGTATTTATGGTTTGATTGCAGATCCAATTGCAGCTGTCTTAATCGAAAAGACTGACACAAAGTGGGGAAAGTATAAGCCCTACATTACGGTAATGCCAGTTGTCATTAGTTTGTTATTGGTGGCCTTATTTTACCACCCGCCAATTAGCCAAGGCGCCTACTTAGTATATATCTATATCCTGACGATTTTATTTTGGACAGCCTATGCGTTCTTTGATATCTCATATTGGTCATTAGTTCCTTCGATTACAAAAGAAGAAGGAAAGCGCATGAAGTTATTAACAGTAGCAAAAATGGGAATTCTTTTTGCAGCCTTTGGTTTAGGAATTGTACAAATGCCGTTAGTGAATTTACTCGGTTCAGGTAATTATAATACTGGCTTTCTTTACCTCAGTATTATTTTAGCAGTTATCTTTACAATCGCAGGAGTCACTTTAGCGAAATCATTGTCATTAATTACAGAAGATGTTGATTCTAAAGGTAAAGCAGCAAAAGAAAAAGTAACTGTTAAACAAATGATTAGTGCCTTATCAGCGAACAAGCCACTTATTTCTATCATCGTGGCGAAGATGTTTATTTATATCCCAGTATCTTTAAAAGGTGCCCTTGTTATTTACTTCTATAAATATCAATTGGGTAATGATAGTCTAGGGTCCTTTGCATCAATGCTGAGTTTGCCACTAACGTTATTTCTGGTCGCGTTTGCTCCGAAATTAATTAAAAAATATAGCGATAAAAAAATCATGACTGTTTTTATTATATTCCAAGCACTTATTTCAATGTTATATATTATTAATACGGATGTTTCTAGTTATTACATCGTGATTGATGGCGTTTCTAATGCGTTATTAGGTGTTTACTCATTGCTTATTACAAACATGGTTGCTTCAACGGTTGAGTATGGTGAATGGAAGACGGGTCATCGTACGGAAAGTATTATCTTCTCAACTAATACAATCAGTTCAAAATTAGCAACAGGTTTATCAGGCGCTTTTGCAGGTTGGATTCTAACAGGTATTGGCTATACACCAACAGGCACTCAAACAGTTGAAACATTAGTGCGATTACAATATGTATTGGCAATTGTTCCTGCAGTAGGTCTTGTTATCATTGCTTTCTTGTTGAGAAGTTATATTTTAACATCGGATAGATATAAACAAATATGTGCTGACTTAGCAGAAGGCAAACACGAACATGATTAA
- a CDS encoding GH39 family glycosyl hydrolase has product MYFEKVNFTDGDLPYNHLLHEVRLVPFHWHEFIEIIMVIEGQLSVHIGKETYELNKEDVIIVPSLVRHSLEGTAGNIVSVIQISSEFINQEMPSYRDKIFVVKPDKVILESGIVKELVQFAVIELKGNLSRIERKINILQLLVTLTELLLIERDSSEIEHLDDLMFKILFYINDNISNQLTLSSLAKQFNFNQSYLSRLFKKNLGVNLSEYIMSYRMQLTCYDLLQTDENISEISLNHGFVSLSSFNDQFKKRYHMTPKQFRIKNSRLEYTDDEIQNRLYNYINLSKNDSLTSLFALVKETNTQMYMEKEMTFVNGVVDMVATNGGSFKKELIQTVGIGRAEDLLDADVRQQLLLAQTDIGIKFVRFHGIFSDELMVYHEDADGEVMFNFRTINRIFDFFVNNHLKPFVEIGFMPKELASEDKTMYFWKANTTMPKDIHKWKKLVSGFIRHVIGRYGIDEVLSWEFEIWNEPDITNFYWHGTQMDYLVFFKDTYHAIKSCHKNLKVSGFSTTSWAITEHDWTDVALEYISKEKLELESFTYHIYPIEWKKNLSDISILPTSRKGLYHYAEPDYIEKMVKNIKDKIQQSDSIKNHRTVVTEWNSSSDLFDLIHDTVFMASFIVKNVISAYRHVDVLSFWTLSDIFPEIQLTDDLFYGGFGLVTREGIKKPSYYAFCLLAELTETVVYQDDHLIITTDRKKNYQILVHNFQEYDNLYKEFNHAHITDKERYNVFKHKMEKRVIYLLRKIEPGYYQVTEKKVNQLQGSAYDKWLATGALENSMTLERHLKETATPAVSSRMVEIKDEYSLELTMLPHEVRLISLKYREE; this is encoded by the coding sequence ATGTATTTTGAAAAAGTTAATTTTACTGACGGAGATTTGCCTTACAATCATTTATTACATGAAGTAAGGTTGGTACCATTTCATTGGCATGAATTTATTGAAATTATTATGGTTATTGAAGGGCAGTTATCTGTTCACATTGGCAAAGAGACGTATGAATTAAATAAAGAAGACGTGATTATTGTTCCAAGTCTAGTGCGTCACTCGTTGGAAGGAACGGCTGGGAACATTGTATCGGTTATTCAAATTAGCAGTGAATTTATCAATCAGGAAATGCCATCTTATCGCGATAAGATTTTTGTTGTTAAGCCCGATAAAGTTATACTAGAGAGTGGCATTGTAAAAGAACTTGTACAGTTTGCAGTGATAGAGTTGAAAGGAAATCTTAGTCGTATTGAGCGGAAAATCAATATTTTACAACTATTAGTGACATTGACAGAGTTGTTATTAATAGAAAGAGACAGTAGTGAAATTGAACATCTCGATGATTTGATGTTCAAAATTTTATTCTATATCAATGATAATATTTCGAATCAGCTTACATTAAGTAGTTTAGCAAAGCAATTTAATTTTAATCAATCCTATTTGTCACGTTTGTTTAAAAAAAATTTGGGAGTCAATCTTTCAGAGTACATTATGAGTTACCGTATGCAACTTACATGTTACGATTTGTTGCAAACAGATGAAAATATTAGTGAAATTAGTTTGAACCATGGCTTTGTTTCATTGAGTTCTTTCAATGATCAATTCAAAAAAAGGTATCATATGACACCAAAGCAATTTAGGATTAAAAATAGTCGTCTTGAATATACGGATGATGAGATTCAAAATAGGTTATACAACTACATCAATTTAAGTAAAAATGATTCATTAACGAGTTTGTTTGCATTGGTTAAAGAGACGAATACGCAAATGTATATGGAAAAAGAAATGACATTTGTTAATGGAGTTGTTGATATGGTGGCAACCAATGGTGGGTCGTTTAAAAAAGAGTTAATACAAACAGTTGGTATTGGCCGAGCAGAAGATTTATTGGATGCTGATGTACGGCAACAGTTATTACTAGCTCAGACAGACATTGGTATTAAGTTTGTTAGATTTCACGGTATTTTTTCAGATGAGTTGATGGTTTATCATGAAGATGCTGACGGTGAAGTGATGTTTAATTTTAGAACGATTAATCGGATCTTTGATTTTTTTGTAAACAATCACTTAAAGCCCTTTGTTGAAATTGGCTTCATGCCTAAAGAATTGGCAAGTGAAGATAAAACAATGTATTTTTGGAAGGCAAATACAACAATGCCAAAAGATATCCATAAATGGAAAAAACTCGTAAGTGGTTTTATACGACATGTAATTGGTCGATACGGTATAGATGAAGTTCTAAGTTGGGAGTTTGAAATTTGGAATGAACCAGATATTACTAATTTTTATTGGCATGGAACACAAATGGATTATTTAGTTTTTTTCAAAGACACTTACCATGCAATTAAAAGCTGTCATAAAAACTTAAAAGTAAGTGGATTTAGTACAACAAGCTGGGCGATTACAGAACATGATTGGACGGACGTTGCGCTGGAATATATCAGCAAAGAGAAGCTAGAATTAGAAAGTTTTACATACCATATTTATCCGATTGAATGGAAAAAGAACCTTTCGGATATTTCTATTTTACCAACATCACGAAAAGGTCTCTATCATTATGCTGAACCTGATTATATCGAGAAGATGGTTAAAAATATTAAAGATAAGATACAACAGAGTGATAGTATTAAAAATCATCGTACAGTGGTTACTGAGTGGAATTCTTCATCCGATTTATTTGATTTAATACACGATACGGTGTTCATGGCGTCATTTATTGTTAAAAATGTTATTTCAGCATATAGACATGTTGATGTGTTATCATTTTGGACGTTATCAGATATATTCCCTGAAATTCAATTAACCGATGACCTGTTTTATGGAGGTTTTGGTTTAGTTACGCGTGAAGGTATAAAAAAACCGAGTTATTATGCGTTTTGCTTGTTAGCAGAGTTAACAGAAACAGTTGTGTATCAAGATGACCATTTGATAATAACAACCGATCGTAAAAAGAATTATCAAATATTAGTTCATAATTTTCAGGAATACGATAATCTATACAAAGAGTTTAATCATGCACATATTACAGATAAGGAACGCTATAATGTTTTTAAGCATAAAATGGAAAAGCGGGTTATTTACCTGCTGCGAAAAATAGAACCTGGTTATTATCAGGTAACAGAGAAAAAAGTGAATCAATTACAGGGTTCTGCCTATGACAAGTGGTTGGCAACGGGCGCGTTGGAAAACAGTATGACATTAGAACGCCATCTTAAAGAAACAGCTACTCCAGCAGTCAGCAGTCGTATGGTTGAAATAAAGGATGAATATTCATTAGAATTGACAATGTTGCCGCATGAAGTGCGTTTAATTTCATTGAAATATAGAGAGGAATAA
- a CDS encoding helix-turn-helix domain-containing protein, with the protein MAIILKLDEVMLKRKMSLKELSEQVGVANVNLSKIKTGKVSAIRFSTLNEICRVLECQPGDILEYSDE; encoded by the coding sequence ATGGCAATAATTTTAAAATTAGATGAAGTAATGTTGAAACGCAAAATGTCATTGAAAGAATTATCAGAGCAAGTCGGCGTCGCAAATGTTAATTTATCAAAAATAAAAACCGGTAAAGTCAGTGCTATCCGCTTTTCGACTCTGAATGAAATTTGTCGAGTGTTAGAGTGCCAACCAGGTGATATTTTAGAGTACTCAGATGAGTAA
- a CDS encoding DUF2975 domain-containing protein — protein MKKYKLLTAVLDIGFKILAIGMAFLSILVVIFTFINKINLGKIEDFNMLNESFAVISFVSTIDNGKDYSVSMKIIYLIVMLMSALLLVAIFWLTSKIFQDLKRDFKPFKMLQVKRLHKIAVLVLSYAIAPQIMLSLLKTIFLPGYSFEFGIDMTLFLAFIFFCLTEVMRHGVELQIESDETL, from the coding sequence ATGAAAAAATACAAACTTTTAACGGCAGTATTAGATATTGGATTCAAAATATTAGCTATTGGGATGGCATTTTTATCTATATTAGTAGTTATTTTTACATTTATAAATAAGATTAATTTAGGTAAGATAGAAGATTTTAATATGTTAAACGAATCATTTGCTGTTATTTCATTTGTGAGTACTATCGATAATGGTAAAGATTATTCCGTGTCTATGAAAATTATTTATCTAATCGTTATGCTGATGAGTGCCCTATTATTGGTTGCTATTTTTTGGTTAACAAGTAAAATATTTCAAGACCTAAAAAGAGATTTTAAACCTTTTAAAATGCTACAAGTGAAGAGGTTACATAAAATAGCAGTATTAGTATTGAGCTATGCAATCGCCCCACAAATAATGCTATCATTACTTAAAACAATTTTTCTGCCAGGATATAGTTTTGAATTTGGTATCGATATGACATTGTTTTTAGCATTTATTTTCTTCTGTCTTACTGAAGTGATGCGACACGGAGTGGAATTGCAAATTGAATCTGATGAAACTTTATGA
- a CDS encoding LPXTG cell wall anchor domain-containing protein, with amino-acid sequence MTPPGASSTTDETSNQLGTITSNKNEVTNAKELPETGEKENKASTTLMGVLLIVLGDFFISSNKEKTIEITS; translated from the coding sequence ATGACACCACCAGGGGCAAGCTCAACAACGGATGAAACTTCAAATCAATTGGGAACGATAACAAGCAATAAAAATGAAGTGACAAATGCTAAAGAGCTACCTGAAACAGGTGAAAAAGAGAATAAAGCATCTACAACTTTGATGGGTGTACTGTTGATTGTTTTGGGGGATTTTTTCATTAGTAGCAACAAGGAGAAAACGATTGAAATAACTTCTTAA